In Planctomycetota bacterium, one genomic interval encodes:
- a CDS encoding azurin has product MTQRRNLLTWSCLIALGLGLVSNFAAAADLQINKGDHICIIGNTLADRMQKDGWVETMLQARFAGDDLVIRNLGFSADTVALDGRLRSMNFGSPDEWLAGKGNPIGGYQENRFAKTNTNADVIFAFFGYNESFAGEKGLDQFKKDLNDFIDHTLAQKYNGKSAPRLVLFSPIAHEDLHNPNLPDGKENNQNLKLYTEAMAQVAKAKNIPFVDLYTPTLAAYAAAKSPLTINGVHLNEDGNKVLAQIIDKSLFGAAVEPKNGASLTQINEAVKDKNFYWYRRYRMVDGYSTFGARAFLVFSKAAVRQVKSAKDVKKEDLLPMNYDTMQRELEVLDVMTSNRDQRIWAVAMGKDRQVDDSNTPPFVETDTNEPGKGPNGAHEFLSGEEAIKHMKLGKGIKVGLFASEEQFPELINPVQMSFDTQGRLWVASWKNYPHWQPKTPMDDKLLVLEDTNHDGKADKVTAFVDNLEDPTGFEFWNGGVIVAQAPDIVFYKDTDGDGKADQRTVLLSGMDTADTHHTSNSFVMDPGGAFYWQEGTFHHTQVETPWGAAVRNINAGVYRFEPRTAKFEVYVPYNFANPHGHVFDYWGYDIVHDGTGAVPYMGASFSGHTDYPAKHKGGAPVLYKQRTRPCPGTEILSSPAFPKDMQGDLLVGNVIGMQGILHYKISEDGSGLSATEQEPILSSDDYNFRPVDFEMGPDGALYFCDWQNPIIGHMQHNLRDPSRDQKHGRIYKVTYEGMPLVTPAPIAGEPIDKLLDLLKSETDRVRYRTRIELTGRNVDDVMAALNKWVAGLDKSEPTYEHNLLEALWLHQSFNVVDEALLKQVLAAKDFHARAAATRVLCYWRDRVKDPLKLLAVQSKDENPRVRLEAIRALSFFTDSKDQADAAIEIALEAADKPLDKYLKYTLDETTKTLDSVKK; this is encoded by the coding sequence ATGACTCAACGCCGCAATCTGCTCACGTGGTCCTGCCTCATCGCCCTGGGCCTTGGGCTCGTCTCAAACTTCGCCGCCGCCGCCGATCTGCAGATCAACAAAGGCGACCACATCTGCATCATCGGCAACACGCTCGCCGACCGCATGCAGAAGGACGGCTGGGTCGAGACCATGCTCCAGGCCCGCTTCGCCGGCGACGATCTGGTGATCCGCAACCTCGGGTTCTCCGCCGACACCGTCGCCCTCGACGGCCGGCTCCGGTCCATGAACTTCGGGTCCCCCGACGAGTGGCTCGCCGGTAAGGGCAACCCCATCGGCGGGTATCAGGAAAACCGCTTCGCCAAGACCAACACCAACGCCGACGTCATCTTCGCGTTCTTCGGCTACAACGAATCCTTCGCCGGCGAAAAGGGCCTCGATCAGTTCAAGAAGGATCTCAACGACTTCATCGACCACACCCTCGCGCAGAAGTACAACGGCAAGAGCGCCCCGCGGCTGGTCCTCTTCTCGCCGATCGCGCATGAAGACCTGCACAATCCGAACCTCCCCGACGGCAAGGAAAACAACCAGAACCTCAAGCTCTACACCGAAGCCATGGCCCAAGTCGCCAAGGCCAAAAACATCCCCTTCGTCGATCTGTACACGCCGACGCTCGCCGCCTACGCCGCCGCCAAGTCACCCTTGACGATCAACGGCGTGCACCTCAACGAAGACGGCAACAAGGTGCTGGCTCAGATCATCGACAAGTCGCTCTTCGGCGCCGCGGTCGAACCCAAAAACGGCGCTTCGCTGACGCAGATCAATGAGGCGGTCAAGGACAAGAACTTCTACTGGTATCGCCGGTATCGCATGGTCGACGGCTACTCGACCTTCGGCGCCCGCGCGTTCCTGGTCTTCTCCAAGGCGGCGGTGCGGCAGGTCAAGAGCGCCAAGGACGTCAAGAAGGAAGACCTGTTGCCGATGAACTACGACACGATGCAGCGCGAGCTGGAAGTGCTGGACGTGATGACGTCCAATCGCGATCAGCGCATCTGGGCCGTCGCGATGGGCAAGGATCGACAGGTCGATGACTCCAACACGCCGCCGTTCGTCGAGACGGATACGAACGAGCCGGGCAAGGGCCCCAACGGCGCTCACGAATTCCTCAGCGGCGAGGAAGCGATCAAGCACATGAAGCTCGGCAAGGGCATCAAGGTCGGCCTGTTCGCCTCCGAAGAGCAGTTCCCGGAACTGATCAACCCCGTGCAGATGTCGTTCGACACGCAGGGCCGGCTGTGGGTCGCGTCGTGGAAGAATTACCCGCACTGGCAGCCCAAGACGCCGATGGACGACAAGCTGCTGGTGCTTGAGGACACGAACCACGACGGCAAGGCCGACAAGGTCACGGCGTTCGTGGACAATCTCGAAGACCCGACGGGCTTCGAGTTCTGGAACGGCGGCGTCATCGTCGCGCAGGCGCCCGACATCGTCTTCTACAAGGACACCGACGGCGACGGCAAGGCGGATCAGCGCACCGTGCTGCTTTCAGGCATGGACACCGCGGACACGCACCATACGTCCAACAGCTTCGTGATGGACCCCGGCGGCGCGTTCTACTGGCAGGAAGGCACGTTCCACCATACGCAGGTCGAAACCCCGTGGGGCGCCGCCGTGCGGAACATCAACGCCGGCGTCTACCGCTTCGAGCCCCGCACCGCAAAGTTCGAAGTCTACGTCCCCTACAACTTCGCCAATCCGCACGGGCACGTGTTCGACTACTGGGGCTACGACATCGTGCATGACGGCACGGGCGCGGTGCCTTACATGGGCGCTTCGTTCTCCGGTCACACCGATTATCCCGCCAAGCACAAGGGCGGCGCCCCCGTGCTCTACAAGCAGCGCACACGCCCCTGCCCCGGCACCGAAATCCTCTCGAGCCCCGCGTTCCCCAAGGACATGCAGGGCGATCTGCTCGTCGGCAACGTCATCGGCATGCAGGGCATCCTCCATTACAAGATCAGTGAGGACGGCTCGGGCCTGTCCGCGACGGAACAGGAGCCGATTCTTTCGAGCGACGACTACAACTTCCGCCCGGTGGATTTCGAGATGGGCCCGGACGGCGCGCTGTACTTCTGCGACTGGCAGAATCCGATCATCGGTCACATGCAGCACAACCTGCGCGACCCGAGCCGCGATCAGAAGCACGGCCGCATCTACAAGGTCACCTACGAAGGCATGCCGCTGGTCACGCCCGCCCCGATCGCCGGCGAGCCGATCGACAAACTGCTCGACCTCCTCAAGAGCGAGACCGATCGCGTCCGCTATCGCACCCGCATCGAGCTGACCGGCCGGAACGTCGACGACGTCATGGCCGCCCTGAACAAATGGGTGGCGGGACTCGACAAGTCCGAGCCGACCTACGAGCACAACCTGCTCGAAGCGCTCTGGCTGCATCAGAGCTTCAACGTCGTCGACGAAGCGCTGCTCAAGCAGGTGCTTGCCGCCAAGGACTTCCACGCCCGCGCCGCCGCGACGCGCGTCCTCTGCTACTGGCGCGATCGCGTCAAGGACCCGCTCAAGCTCCTGGCCGTGCAGTCCAAGGACGAGAACCCGCGCGTGCGGCTCGAAGCGATCCGTGCCTTGAGCTTCTTCACCGACTCGAAGGATCAGGCCGACGCCGCCATCGAAATCGCCCTCGAAGCCGCGGACAAGCCGCTCGACAAATACCTCAAGTACACGCTCGACGAGACGACCAAGACGCTCGACAGCGTGAAAAAATAA